Proteins encoded in a region of the Zea mays cultivar B73 chromosome 4, Zm-B73-REFERENCE-NAM-5.0, whole genome shotgun sequence genome:
- the LOC103654035 gene encoding protein FAM32A, with translation MLEYQNVVGGRLKLKGKALDVKDGGVMKKKKKYQREESSQTESDKNGDERNPHSNYDYLTPAERRYMEQKQKIDMKKMAKVANKSYKDHMQDFNQYLANLSEHYDIPKVGPG, from the coding sequence ATGTTGGAATACCAAAACGTCGTTGGGGGACGGCTGAAGCTGAAGGGTAAAGCGCTGGACGTGAAGGATGGTGGTGTaatgaaaaagaagaagaagtacCAGCGTGAGGAATCGTCTCAGACTGAATCTGATAAGAATGGAGACGAAAGGAACCCACATTCTAACTATGACTATCTCACACCAGCAGAGCGCCGCTACATGGAACAGAAGCAGAAGATCGACATGAAGAAGATGGCCAAAGTCGCAAACAAGTCGTACAAGGACCACATGCAGGACTTCAACCAGTACCTGGCTAACCTCAGCGAGCACTATGACATCCCCAAAGTTGGTCCTGGCTAA